A region of the Sander vitreus isolate 19-12246 chromosome 1, sanVit1, whole genome shotgun sequence genome:
TTATACGCCTACACGTATCACCCGTTCTTGCTTTCCTTTAGGCTGGCAACCGACAATCAGACAGGATTTACTGCTTTATGTCTCTACTGAAGAGCAGCGGGCTAAAAAGAAACCTAAGCAGGTGCTTGAGATATTACGTCATTTAATACTTATTATTGAATTGTGAGGCAGAttagaagacacacacacacacacacacacacacacacacacacacacacacacacacacacagatttgatGCTGTCTTTGTGGTTCACTCAACAACGATTTGTCCAATAAGGGTCATCTTTAAATGCATCGCTGAAGGTTATGTTTTTCGTACCAGGCATGGCTAAATTGCTTAAAGTATTCATCAATTTGTCGATCCACAGGAAGTTTATCAAAAGCAAatttgataattgtgtaatcATTTGAGCCATTTCTCAAGCAAAAATGCTGAAACatttctggttccagcttctcaaatgtgatgatttgctgctttcctctacattacattgttgtcaattaagtttgtttgtgttctggACTGCTCACTGGACATTAactttgacttttggaaagtgaTTGCCatttttttatggcattttaGAGCCAAAACTAGAGCCCGACGGATAAAGAATTTTTAaagccgatatcgatacaaatatttggtgatttaaaattCCGATATAtccgcatatatatatatatatatatatatatatatatatatatatatatatatatatatatatatatatttaaaaacaaaatccagaaacgcggaacaaaacaaacagatttccctaacattagttatttgtagttatttatgagtcctcattaaaataatatgataatgcagtttaaaaataaacttgtttgttttattgtcacaacagaacagaggaacatcaaaatatattaaagttctgataaataaaatgtataaaaatccaaacttaagatatgaaacttaaagggttaaacacgagtgttgccaacagggacgttgtagagtgccctctggtggacaaactacgcaacgccaacactcGTGGTTGatgggtgtttcgtccgtttttattttattttttaaatattcatgtaTTGGCAATTATAAATGCTGATAccaatagtttggaaaatgcctaatatcggcccgccgatatattGTTCGGGCTCTAGCCAAAACGATTAActgattaatataaaataataatcaagacagtaatcgataatgaaaatcatCATTTGTTTCAGCCCAAGTTTCTCGACTCTTCTTTGTGTGGTAATTTCAGTCCGTCTGTGTTTCACAAAGCATCCAGATAGAGAACAGCCCAACACAAAAGCTGTGCTGCAGCTGAGATTCATTCACCGGTCCGGTATTTATGGCAAAAACAGGCCTCTAATGTTTTCCTGGTGTGAGCGTGCGTGTGCGGTGTGTGGGTGGAGGGCTGGGATGTATGGCTGGAATGCTGGAGGGGAACTGAGTGACAGGTTTGGACTTTGGTAGGTAGACGGGGTATGGGAACATGTCGTCTGTGACGTCACCACCACCCGAAGGCTCGGCCGGGCCAGCTGCCCGCTGCAGAGGTGGAGTTTCCTTCCTGGTGAGCTGACCGTCACTGAGTGTGGCCTGACCTACCTTGCCACCAACATCTAAACTATACTGCAGCTTGGTTCTGCAGGCTTTTggatttgtctctctctgttttattATGTTCTTTTAATCTATCAATTGTCTTTTTCTCTACAGTGTGCTTATGCACCTACTAACTTCTTTTAGCAGAGGCAACAATCCAAGGATGTTGATAATCCTGGATTTACAgctcacaaatacacacacatgcacgatGGTGGTCGTGTCATGTCATATGTCACTAACGATTGCCTAAATGAAGCTTGACTTtattcttagttttttttttaagcatcaTTCCATGCTCAATGCGGTTATATGGCAAGTTGGCTCTGTTTAAATAGTTATTTACCTCAGCTTTGCAAAGTTGCTGCAGAAATGTAATGCAAATGCCTCAGTTGCGTGTGCTCAGTGCAGTTAGATAATTTATCTGAGAAGAGGGCATTTAGCAATGAATCTTTTAAGATCTACTGCACACAGGCCACTGTggaccatctgtgtgtgtgccggcTGTCTCCTTATGACGGCTGTCCAGTGTTTTCATGGAAATCGGTCTCAGTATGAAAGAAACTTTATTTATTCGTCACTTACAATCGTACAGTACGATGTAATGCATTTGACCCATCCTAAGCATTAGGAGGAGTGGACAGCCACATAGCAGCGTccagggagcaacttggggttgcAACTGTCTTCGTCAAAGAGACTTTGACATGCGTACAACTGACTTATGTCAATATGATACTGGAAGTATTTAGTATCAGCACCAAAGTAGTACATTGAATTACAACTTTTAGTCAAAACTATTGAGTCATTGAATCAATTAATCGTTTCAGTAATCTTTTCCACCAAAAATATCAACTCTCTCTGgcttcagcttctcaaatgtgagggttttctgttttttcattGTAAACTTAACTCatattttggttttggacttttTGTTGAACAAAACTAGGCAGTTGCTGActtcttttcaaatgttttgacattttatagaccaaacaatcaaTCATAGTTTTAGCCCTAAAAGTTATGTCAGTACCATAGTAAGAGAATAACCATTTCCCTAAACCCTTTTTTTGGCACATAAACAACATAACAGCAGTGCTTAATGTTGTCTTACTGTAACAAAAGCATCTGTACAAGACGTAAAATTGTTCAACCAGGAGATATCCGATCAAAGAATAtgtagaaaatagaaaaaaaaagatacctaACATATaggtctatatccttgacgttccacttccgggattgctctggtgccgcaggaaattctgccggatgcatgtattttcctggactatggttgactgctcctcaggtctctgcatggtaaattgagacagctagctgaTCTGTCcactctgagttttctctcgcacaactattttgcagcggctctgtgcggagcttggcgccatcctggaatgctatgtggagtagccagaccctcctccgcttcGCAGCGTATGGATGGTCTAACAAAGCACTCATTCCTTACTTTTTCAGACACAAGTTCTAAGGTtagatacccagccctagttgcaGGTGATGGACATAGTAGTAACTTTtgggtaaccctaaccctccctGAAACATTGGGGCAGCTCTGCTGGACTCATACAGTCTGATTTATTCTGTTTGAGGAGCCGGTTACATCTGATGAAGTCATGGACTAATATAAGGATTTATAGGTCATATTACTGGACATGACTCAGGCTGGCTTATGTCACATAGTTATTGGTAGTCCTCCTGAGTCATGGTGCACTCCCTCACCTAGCCCATCGCCCGGCCAGACCGAGCTACAGCCTTGTTAGCACTGGCTCTGGTGCTGCTGGcactgcaaaacagcctcatCTATCACGGGAAACGGCTCTGAGAGAATCAGCTCAGTCGGAACAGAGTGCAAGGCAGCTACACTACCCATGCGtgtggagggaggggaggaataGCCAGAGGAGTGCGGTGCTCAATACGGCTGCCCGAGGTTGACAGAATAGGAATAAGAGGTTGACGGGAAGCCGAGGTCACGTGCTGAAGCAACTGCTGGGAGAGTGGTGGTACCGGTGGTGGGTGGGACAAGAAACACaagcagcttttttttctgtctctgtctggtCGTCTGAAGGCACACTGGCAGTGCAGTGAGGCATGTTCTAGGATGAACCGTAATACTGATAAATTATTGAACAGTGGTGAGTGAATGTGACACAGGCCGGCATGCTTGCATGCTGCAGAGTGACaggagagggaaagggagagatTACCTGCATCTCCTACAACAACAGGGAGCTGCTTGAGCAGACAGAATTTGTATACAAAAGACAATAAGTTGGAATCACAAACATTCACATGTTAAAGTTGGAGCTTAAGTTGGACTATTACTGATATTGATAATTGAGAGTTAAAAAAATCTGATGACAATATCTGCTCATGACACATTTTTGATCTCATAAATTTGGTTATTTGGATGAAGATATAGTACTTACTGAGCAGGATTTCATACAGTCAGTGCCCTCTGGAAGTATGTAATGGTGATAAAGCTGCAACTATTAGTTGATTAGTCAATCAACAGACAATTTATCAGCAGCtagctttttttttgccatttaaaGACCTCAACACATTTCTGTACAACAATTAGTTGTTACTTATCAGCCAAGATATAAGCCCCTATGTCTCTGTAATAACCTCAGATTGGTGACTAATATTGGTCATGCAGATATTTCAGTCGGGTTCTAATGAGAATTATGAAGGGATTTTACTGATGTGTGTCAGCTGTCTATGTGTTACTCAAAGAGTCAGATGAGATGAGACATTTAGTTCACTTAATGCAAGATCTCCCTTGTGTTCCTGGCTGCCTAGCAAATAAGCAGTATACAACCTGTGTGAAACAAAACACagtttcacacacaaacaatgtgactgtaaatgtaaaaaaaatgtttggcttGTTGTTAGAACAACAGGGAATCCTGTCTGGATTTTCTGTTCTCGGGATTGCTCCATGTTTTAGGGTGTTGGTTTGACATTCCGCGAGCACTCCCCTAAGCTGTCACCACTTAACTAGTCCCCGAGGAGAGCGAGAACTACAAAATAtgggaaaaatgtaaaaaatgcatgactcctcctcctcctggctCCCAGCCCCCTGGCCCCACCCTTCCAGTTTAGGTTACTAGGAGACCGATATCGGCCCCAGAATAAAGGAATCAAAGCCTTCAGGAGTGAGTGGTGTGACATCTTGTAAATGTGTTATGAGCATGAAAACCAGCCTGCTGTCTCAACGTAAGCAGTGGTTGTTATGTGAGGGAATAtttacatgacatttttttgtgcAAGTGTCTGCAGACAGTGTGTTTACCTCCTGTCTGCAGTATGGTTATAAAGGTAGAGGTCAGTAAGGCTGGCTGTGCTGTTGTCACCAAAAACACAAGGACAGAGTGGCTGTTTGTTCTCATATCCATTCATTATGAAGCCAAATCCATGGTACATGCTCATTCTAAGCAGGATTTCAGTATATGCAGTAGTGTGTTGACGCTGTTGACAAAATAAAGTGTACTCAGAACAGTCAGTAGTATCTACCATGCAATGCACAAAGGAAAAGGAAGAGCTGCTCACAGCTGCAAAACGAAAATGAATTGTGGATGGTGGTGAAACAGCTCCAGGAACAcctcagaataataataaaaaaacattctgttgTCTCTCTAAGTGTAATTGGCAGTGTTACTCTAAAGTCGCGGTTTGATTGCCTTTGCACAGCGCACGTATTGCTTTATTGCCTGTTAGTaaagaacattaaagcatgttgctttcgtggccgggttagctcagttggtagagcaggcgcacatgtatagaggtttactccttgatgcagaggctgcgggtttgactctgacctgtggccctttgctgcatgtcattacccctctttctcccctttcatgtcttcatctgtcctgtggaaataaaggcctaaaaatgcccctaaaaaataatctttaaaaaacaaaacaaaaagcatgtTGGTTTCTTGCACACTTGCTGCAAAGATCCGTATATAGTGAGTACTGTATACAGTTAGTATGTAATTGGGACACAGCTTGTGTCTCATCCTGacataatgtacagtatagACCCCAAGACATTCacagtttcttctctctcttttgtctttcttctttctctcctgcagTCGTACTTTGTCACCGACTATGACCCCACGATTGAAGACTCTTATACCAAGCAGTGTGTGATTGACGAAAGGGCGGCCAGACTTGACAGTAAGTGCACTTTGCTGACCAAACATGACAAGAgtaaatgcacacatacaaagactACACACGTACGGTATTTGCGTGTTTCTATTGCATTCTATTGTACTCGAGGAATTGATTGAAAAAAGTCTATTATTTTGTGTGATTTGCGTTGTCGTGTGTGTTCACTCTCTAGTCCTCGACACGGCTGGACAGGAAGAGTTTGGAGCCATGAGAGAACAATACATGAGGACAGGGGAGGGCTTCCTGCTCGTCTTCTCAGTCACTGACAGAGGAAGGTAAGTGACAGTTCATGTCATGTGCAAACTCAGTTACAAGCTCaattctctgtctttctctctgtttgcaCACCTCTGTTTACTGTTCACAATTACACGccatctttctctcctcctctgcctctcgCTCTACTAAAACCATAAATATTGCACCGATACTCTCACTTGTCGCCGCTTGTACTTCCGGACCCCCTTGCTGCtgttctttttgtcattttcttttgttctcaACATTCCTCCCTTATCCTGTTCTCTTGAATTCACTTATTTGTGTACCTTAGCTTCCTATTTAAGGCCCATGTGCTATTTTAACAATAGTATGTGGGCTGGTATCGAGGTATCTTTAGTTACGTGGCAATTTTAATGGGCTTGATAAGAATTGTATAACTTTTAAAACcgtcatgactttttcatttcaGTATGTATAGGCACTCTTCTAACCCTTTAAACCCCACTGACCCACTGGTGATTCAAAGTCATGCTGTGCAGCTTAACAttgtttaaactttattttacattttagtggAGATATAAAGTTCCCAAATACACCAAATATGTCAGGTTGATTTTTGGGGCATTGTCTATAAATGCAATGGCAGTTTCTGCCACTACCAATACTAGAGACTAGAGACATAATTACTGAATGTATATACATTTATTGGCTTTTGCAGAAACAATGCAGACCATAAATAATATCAAAAATAGGGTTTGATTTcatgaaaacattgaaaaaacacatttaaaatatttttcacattaCCCTATAGAATTCTTCTTGTAGTCCATCTGTCAAACCCTATCCTCCCTGTCTTTGTGTCCATGCCCAGCACTGCAGTGCCTCCCAATGTTTATGTTGTAAACAGTCTTTCCTTCCTCCATTTATATTAGTCAAGTCTTTCCAGATTTACTATGTGCTCACCAAGCTGCCTGCGGGCCCGTGGCTGGAATGCCGTCTTTGGTTTGTGGTTGCATTCTGCCTCTTTTTCCCCCCagattgacatttttatttgctgTTTGGTTAAAAAAGTGCACATGGGCTTTATATTATAGTGGGACAACGGTCAGGTCAGTGCAAAGAGCAGAACCTCAGACAAACATATTTTATGTTTCTGTAAGAGCACAGCTGACTTCCTTTTCTCTTTGCTGACACGTTTAACCCTGCACTTTTGCATTGCACAATTTTATTACTGtttacacatgtatatatacatttttttatatacaaactTATATCTGTACATAGCTTTATCATCCTTGTTTTTAGCcgtatgtctatttctgtgtatatAAATGTATGGCAACAAAATCAAATCCCTTGTATGTGTTGGTGTTTACACTGACTtggccattaaagctgattctgattcagtcTGATGCACAGTGGCCGTGACCCCAACTTTTGGGTGacgggtgtgtttgtgtgcctggGTGGGTCATTTAGCTACATTGCGATATCAGGCACATGTACATTTTTAGATTAATCAAATCTACACATAAAACATTATATATCCTGTTTGTGCAGAGAACAACACATAACACCATGTGATATGTTTTACAGCTTTGAAGAAATCTACAAATTCCAAAGACAAATTCTCCGAGTGAAAGACAGAGATGAATTCCCTATGATCCTTGTAGGAAATAAAGCAGATCTGGAACTACAGAGACAAGTAAGTCCAACAGATTGCAGAGATCTGAACCCACTGACTGACAAACATATACCCTGTTTGATCATCTGAAGAGATGGTATATCCACCAATCTGGAGGATtcatatttgcatatttaaaagtGGAAGCAAgtgttgcagctgctgctggctgcCAAGATACAACAGGATGCGAGTGTATGAATAAAAGAGAGGCTGTAGAAATAGTGGTGTcaggaggggaggatggatggagagaaaaGGGAGTTTGATGAAATGACAAATTTTCTGGATGCTGGTATACAGTCGCTTGTCACTTCCTGCAGTGAGTCCACACCGCCCCCTTATGGTGAAATGAAGCCTTACAGGCACATGTATTGTATCTATTTACGATCAATGGGTTTTATTCACTGAAATCAGTATTTCAAGCCTCATGTGAAATTAGCTTGTGTTAGTGTACTACCTATTATTTATTACTTCCATATGAGACATGTAGATGATAAAGACAATGTATTTGACAACATGATAGATAATGGTGATAATTTACAACATGTGACCTAATTAGCTTGATGGCAGCTCTGTATTGAAGCCTAAACATAACGCATAATAACATCACAACAACTTCATTCACTTCATTTTTGTTAACCAGTCTGTTGCTATCAGGGAATATATTCTAGTTTTGGATCTAATTACCTTTTGCATTATTCAGGTCCGGATTATACGCACAGCTGTTTCAAAAAGATGGTGTCCCAGATGCATACATACTAATTTTTAAGTGTGTAGTAAGTTTACAAGCGAGAAATTAAAGAATGAAATCCCACAGTGCACTATGTAATGAAAAGGATTGTGgtattgaaaaacaaaacaaaatggtggATGATATTGTGATGCTCAGGAGAAAACCTGGTCAGGTTGGAAATGAAGTGAAAGAAGTGTCAGTGTTGGAAAATGTGAGCGTCAGTGTAAATATTTAATACTTTCATGTTTCAATATATTTTTAGCTGAGAAAAGGTGCTAAGTTGGAAAATAACAAAGTTcttctttcagtgttttcagTGGGTCACTTTCACTTGGATGTGAAAGTCTGAACATGTGTGGTATACAgtacaaactgaatttgacatACTAAGCCATATGCACAAATGGTATGTAGCAGCTTTGTGCCCTGTACAACTTCCTACAGGGGTAATTAGTTAATACAATAAACAATGTTGAATATCTAGGGTAACCTTTTAAGACTGAGCTCAAAAAGTAATTATGCATACACACCTGAAAATGAAATTTTATCAATGAGCTGAGATCCAAATCCAGTTGGAGCCATAGTTCCAGAAGCCGTTATCTTTTGTAACTATTAACTATTTTCTTGATTTGGTCACCTAAGTTGCAACAGGAAGCCTTAAACGATAGCACTTCACAAATGGACACACAATTAGTCATGGGAGCACTTTGGCTCAAACTTTAACATGTAGTCTGGATACAGTTTAGCCACTGTTTGTATGTAAGTATTACATTAAAGACGAGTATGTGCACAAACAGTGAATGCTATCTAACAAACTCACATTTTACATTAATATGACATTTGTTGCCACTTTACTTCGCCGCATCATCTTTACCTGTCGGAAGATAACAGATAGAGATGGTTCAGTGTTCATAAAcgcatgttttgttttgaggGGAAAATGCTTTTACATGTGCTCGATTTCAATTTACATTCAAGTTCcagtagcctggatgccagccgaatttagccccgcccacaacattcgaggtcgggattctgactagaatctgagttcCAAAAAGCTAAAGTTCCAGCCCATCATtattctccttcttcttcttccatttGCCTCAGGTAACCCAGGAAGAGGGCCAGCAGCTGGCCAGACAACTGAAGGTCACATATATGGAGGCTTCAGCCAAAATCCGTATGAATGTAGACCAGGCTTTCCACGAGCTGGTTAGAGTAATCAGGTaggtgatttataaagggaactttTACATATTATCCCCATGTGGATCTTTCAGTGCCTCAAATCTGCAGTTTTTTAAAAGCTAAAACAGTGACTAAAACAATTCAGGCATTTCTGTAATACCTGGTAATAACACAGAATACAGTGAGGGTTTTGTACATGTAACATTGAATATTTATTACTCAGGGTGGCACCTAGATATTAAGTCGATGACCATGAATCACAACGCTCCTGGTTTACGTCTGGccagggacctttgttgcatttcCCACTCCTCTTTCAGTGTCATTTCTCTACTGTCAACTAGCCAATAAAGACATGGAATTCccctaaaaaaacatgactaaaTAAGCAACAATCAAACGTAAAGTTTTGAATAGGAAACATCTTTATTAAGAGTTAACCAAAAATCTACTGATCTGCCTCATCAAGACCGTGTGCGtgtggtttgatcagatttgattgGCAGTCGCCTGGCAACATGAGCAAACAACCCCACATGTCATCACTTTCTGATTCAAAAAGTGCAAAATTGTGATTGGTACATGGAAGTATATGACATCATCGTTTTCCACCTGCGCCTCGCCCGCTTTGAACCAGCGATTTAAGAAGCCGAGATAAAACACCACAGACAAAAAATCTCAGAGAAATAACCCAAACTGTTCTAAATTTGGtaatttctgtttaaaaaaaaaagaaaagaaaaagagagatcaTAGAAGTACACAGTCAGGCGTGTCATGATAGTTTTGCTCTCTTCTAACTCCCAGGAAATTCCAAGAACAGGAATGTCCACCGTCGCCAGAACCtacaagaaaagagaaagacaagagTGGCTGCCATTGTGTGATCGTCTGAGTCGGCCTTATCACTGTAACTCATGCAGCTACTCTCTACCACCCCACCCACTCTGCCTGACATCACATCCAAAGTGGATGACTGACCGCTGCCTTCTCCACGTGCATGACTTCAGACAGCCTTTTCTGAAATACTTTGACCAGGAACTGCTGTCCCCAGGACATCACTATGGACAACTGACAATGCCAAATTTTAACACCACTCTACCTTCAGCCCTAATCTAATTCACATGAGAGAGTCCCAACACTAAACATTGCCTTCTAAATCAGCCTGACAAATTAATGTTTTGTACTCTGAAGGACTTCTCTTGCCTTGTAGTGACATTTGTACTTGCTACCGAGATTGAATGAAAACTATATATCCAGAATGTTAATGAGTTTCTTCAGTTTTCCGTGTCTG
Encoded here:
- the rras2 gene encoding ras-related protein R-Ras2 yields the protein MAGWKDGSVQEKYRLVVVGGGGVGKSALTIQFIQSYFVTDYDPTIEDSYTKQCVIDERAARLDILDTAGQEEFGAMREQYMRTGEGFLLVFSVTDRGSFEEIYKFQRQILRVKDRDEFPMILVGNKADLELQRQVTQEEGQQLARQLKVTYMEASAKIRMNVDQAFHELVRVIRKFQEQECPPSPEPTRKEKDKSGCHCVIV